A region from the Mya arenaria isolate MELC-2E11 chromosome 2, ASM2691426v1 genome encodes:
- the LOC128215496 gene encoding tRNA pseudouridine(38/39) synthase-like: MLQELMLRIRQLETHVKVLQRASKEELHLHGNAEEKEVSSKMSSTSKPSSPEDHVVSLDERSNLLSGVGVKVREGMTAHERPGDKTTEIRYCIVLNRNLPRDIRVLAWAPIDPDFSARFSSRRRTYKYFFPKGDLNILLMEEAGKN; this comes from the exons ATGTTGCAGGAGCTGATGTTGAGAATCCGTCAGCTTGAGACTCATGTGAAGGTGCTTCAGAGAGCCAGCAAAGAAGAGCTCCACCTGCATGGCAATGCAGAGGAAAAAGAAGTTTCGTCCAAAATGTCTTCAACAA GTAAACCATCCAGCCCTGAAGATCAT GTTGTCTCTCTTGATGAACGCAGCAACTTGCTGTCGGGGGTCGGGGTGAAGGTGAGAGAAGGAATGACAGCGCATGAAAGACCTG GCGACAAGACCACGGAGATACGGTACTGCATCGTGCTGAACAGGAACCTGCCACGGGACATCAGGGTGCTGGCCTGGGCGCCTATAGACCCAGACTTCAGTGCGAG GTTCAGCAGCAGGAGAAGAACGTACAAGTATTTCTTCCCCAAAGGAGACCTTAATATACTG CTCATGGAAGAAGCCGGCAAAAATTGA
- the LOC128211215 gene encoding uncharacterized protein LOC128211215, with product MRLTMNSQCANSRLSGERSCGIRFIFSVLFLVGKGRESVEVVDELLSIEKNPRKPQYNMSSDAPLCLYDADFGGEFEWIYEADCDIAPWCDLSPPLLMQSEWLVEDRNPKVLMERQGGLTLDEMIASHESRKQRWRENAEIEAQDDSSEEEMTSQKRQRLEIDKPSHIDDKPFGTLDKPKSGENKDPHIIYGENNKEDDDTVRDIDGETTSMKADKDICDSKTSLKDNGEENLETSENGMKGGEKVGRSTQEEIGESSVISQTGE from the exons ATGAGACTGACAATGAATTCACAATGTGCGAACTCACGATTGTCGGGAGAGCGTTCCTGTGGCATCAGATTCATCTTCTCTGTGCTGTTCCTTGTGGGCAAAGGGAGGGAATCAGTTGAA GTGGTAGATGAACTTTTGAGCATTGAGAAAAATCCGCGTAAGCCACAATATAACATGTCATCTGATGCGCCCTTGTGCTTGTATGACGCGGACTTTGGAGGAGAATTTGAGTGGATTTATGAAGCTG ACTGTGACATTGCGCCCTGGTGTGATCTGAGTCCCCCTTTACTGATGCAGTCTGAATGGCTCGTAGAAGACAGGAATCCTAAAGTGCTGATGGAGAGACAGGGAGGCT tgACCCTTGACGAGATGATAGCATCACACGAGTCTAGAAAACAGCGATGGAGagaaaatgctgaaattgaAGCGCAGGACGATAGCAGTGAAGAGGAAATGACGTCACAGAAACGTCAACGGCTTGAAATTGATAAGCCTAGCCACATAGATGATAAGCCATTTGGAACATTAGATAAACCCAAGTCTGGAGAGAATAAGGATCCTCACATAATTTATGGAGAAAACAATAAAGAAGATGATGACACTGTAAGGGACATTGATGGAGAAACTACAAGTATGAAGGCTGATAAAGATATTTGCGATTCTAAAACCTCTCTTAAAGATAATGGGGAGGAAAACTTGGAGACATCAGAGAATGGTATGAAAGGAGGAGAGAAAGTGGGAAGAAGTACACAAGAAGAGATTGGGGAAAGCTCAGTTATAAGTCAAACTGGGGAATGA